A stretch of Pempheris klunzingeri isolate RE-2024b chromosome 19, fPemKlu1.hap1, whole genome shotgun sequence DNA encodes these proteins:
- the marchf5l gene encoding E3 ubiquitin-protein ligase MARCHF5, which yields MALTEEQAEKHCWVCFATERDDRSAEWVSPCRCKGCTKWIHQSCLQRWLDEKQKGNSGGAVSCPQCGTEYHITFPKMGPLVYFLQQVDRVLSRVSPFAAVGVVVGTVYWSAVTYGAVTVMQVVGHKKGLYVMERADPLFLLMGLPTIPVVLVLGKMIRWEDYLVRLWQRYSYRGKLPPGNSRYLPRVPVDVPGAGDHLSVSRTLCGALIFPSVASLVGRLLFRRMPSDLQRTVLGGIAFVLMKGVLKVYFKQQQYVIQANRHILNYPETNGDGQSDGAEEDTEDSGNE from the exons ATGGCCCTCACCGAGGAGCAGGCTGAGAA ACACTGCTGGGTGTGTTTTGCCACGGAGAGAGACGACCGCAGTGCCGAGTGGGTGAGCCCCTGCCGGTGTAAAGGCTGCACCAAATGGATCCACCAGTCCTGTCTGCAGCGCTGGCTGGACGAGAAGCAGAAGGGAAACAGCGGAGGAGCCGTCAGCTGTCCGCAGTGTGGCACCGAGTACCACATCACCTTCCCTAAGATGG GCCCGCTGGTGTATTTCCTCCAGCAGGTGGACAGAGTGCTGTCACGGGTCAGTCCCTTCGCCGCCGTCGGGGTGGTGGTCGGGACCGTCTACTGGTCGGCCGTCACGTACGGAGCCGTGACCGTCATGCAG gttgtgGGACATAAGAAGGGCCTGTATGTGATGGAGCGAGCCGACCCCCTGTTCCTGCTGATGGGTCTGCCCACCATCCCTGTGGTGCTCGTCCTTGGAAAGATGATCCGCTGGGAGGATTATCTAGTGAGGCTGTGGCAGAGATACTCCTACAGAGGGAAGCTCCCACCag GTAACAGCAGGTATCTGCCCCGTGTCCCTGTGGACGTCCCCGGAGCAGGAGATCACCTCTCCGTGTCCAGGACTCTGTGTGGAGCTCTCATCTTTCCCTCCGTCGCCAGTCTGGTGGGACGGCTGCTGTTTCGACGGATGCCCTCTGACCTTCAGCGCACCGTGCTG GGTGGCATCGCCTTCGTGCTGATGAAGGGAGTGCTGAAGGTGTacttcaaacagcagcagtacgTCATCCAGGCCAACCGGCACATCCTGAACTACCCCGAGACAAACGGAGACGGGCAGAGTGACGGCGCCGAGGAGGACACGGAGGACAGCGGAAATGAGTAG